A region of the Hydra vulgaris chromosome 12, alternate assembly HydraT2T_AEP genome:
ttttctttgaaaaatgttttttttctctaaaattaattttattttcaaatcttttatacttaaatagtattaattttCCTGTAGTTCTGGACAGACATTGGTGTGATCAATGGCATTAGTTTTTATGATCGTATTATTATCGTTCTTATGTGGATTTTCTGTGATATTAAACGTTACCGTAGTCTTAACCATACTAGCAAAGGGAAACTCTAAAAACATTCGAGATGTTATTTTAATGAGTCTTGCAATATGTGATGGCGTACAGTGCACTTTAGGCTATCCGGCCGAACTGTTTGGTTATGCTAATTACAAAAATCCATCACTTACCGAAAAGTTTTGCAAACCAAGTGGTTTTATTGTAATGTATCTTGCCTTAACTGCTATTGCACATTTGgtttgtttatgtatatatcgATATTTAACTATTGTACACCCACTAAAACTACAGGCATTTCTCACAAAATCGAATTGGAGTGCATATTGTTGTATTACCTTTTGCTGGATTTATGGTTTGTTTTGGTCATTAAGTCCTCTACTTGGCTGGAATGAAATAGTTCGAGAAAAACAGGATACATACAGGTGCTCAATTAATTTATATCCGGATAATGAGACAAAAAGTAGCTATTTATACGCTCTGGCAATATTTTGTTACCTTATTCCTctgataattattatttactgtAGTTTAAAAGTCCACTTAGAACTTCGCAACATGTTGAAAATGTGCAAACAGATTTCTGGTGTTGAagcaaatattacaaaagttaCATATCGAAtagaaaaacaagattttatatCTGTGAGTTTTATAATAGCTTCATTTTTTGCTGTTTGGACTCCATATGCCGTATGcgttttttatttgacaattgGAAAAAATCTACCTCCTAGTTTTTTAACTTACTGTGCTTTGTTTGCTAAGTCATCAACAATCCTTAACCCTATCATTTATTGTCtcatgtataaaaaatttcgCCAAACAATACAAAGTAAATTTTGGAAATTCTTCAATAATCCAACAGTTGCACCAATTGCTTAAAAAGAAGCTCTGAAGTTTAGATACCTCAACATTGAGAGctaataaaaagttgtaaataaatttatttgtacaatatatatatatatatatatatatatatatatatatatatatatatatatatgtatatatatatatatatatatatctatatatatatatatatacatacttttattgtttaactattttttaaatagttatacaTTTActgcgtttttttttaaacctaatagttaataatgttgttattactattagtaataatattaaagagaagaaaacaaaaaagaaaaagataattctaataatagtaataacgcaaataacaacaattatagtaataataataacaataatgataacaataataatattaaaaataataatagaaatagaCTTATTTTAGGCTTTAGGTAAGttagaaactaaaaatacaaatgaaaaacaaaGCTTTTATCAACAACgttttttttctgttgtaaaaacataagcaaaaataatatttgacaTAAGATATTCATATCAGTAATTATTTTGTGGTAAAAGACAAGAGTGTTAAATAACTAGTTTCCAAAAACATTGTTACTCCAACATCTATGTTACTCCAACAACTATGTTACTCCAACAACTATGTTACTCCAACAACTATGTTACTCCAACAACTATGTTACTCCAACAACATTGTTACTCCAACAACTATGTTACTCCAACAACATTGTTACTCCAACAACATTGTTACTCCAACAACTATGTTATTCCAACAACTATGTTACTCCAACAACATTGTTACTCCAACAACATTGTTACTCCAACAACTATGTTACTAAAAAAGTAAGTGTAAGTAAAATAAGTggtgtatataataaaatgttaaatgaaGTAACtcttcttaaaaatgttaaatgaagTAACTcttctaaaaaatgttatatgaaGTAACTCttctaaaaaatgttgaatgAAGTAACTCTTctaaaaaatgctaaataaaGTAACTcttctaaaaaatgttaaatgaagTAACTCTTCTAAATGTTAAATGAAGTAGCTcttctaaaaaatgttaaatgaagTAACTCTtctagaaaatattaaatgaagtAACTCTTCTAGAAATAAACTTTCTAAATCATCTTGATGAGTGATTGGAACAgctacattatttaaaattcatttgaaGTTAAACAGCTACATAAT
Encoded here:
- the LOC101241511 gene encoding uncharacterized protein LOC101241511 isoform X1, yielding MALVFMIVLLSFLCGFSVILNVTVVLTILAKGNSKNIRDVILMSLAICDGVQCTLGYPAELFGYANYKNPSLTEKFCKPSGFIVMYLALTAIAHLVCLCIYRYLTIVHPLKLQAFLTKSNWSAYCCITFCWIYGLFWSLSPLLGWNEIVREKQDTYRCSINLYPDNETKSSYLYALAIFCYLIPLIIIIYCSLKVHLELRNMLKMCKQISGVEANITKVTYRIEKQDFISVSFIIASFFAVWTPYAVCVFYLTIGKNLPPSFLTYCALFAKSSTILNPIIYCLMYKKFRQTIQSKFWKFFNNPTVAPIA